From one Chryseobacterium sp. 3008163 genomic stretch:
- a CDS encoding MFS transporter has translation MSSTLKKFYVIAWVFGLIFYFLDYVIRAAPAVMIPELVNNFKTTELKLISMVGTYYYTYSTCSLIAGIALDKFGGKRSLFAGCLILGIGCLLFLISSQTAGITGRLLQGAGCAFAFPGCVYLASKGFSSKSLATAIGATQCIGMLGGTAGQFLVGPWVEEGININSFWLWSGIITIITAVLLYFFTPKDDQSDEPEEKPHQSVGYLETYKVVFKNPQSWLCGIISGLLFAPTTIFAMTWAVAFFEKDKQFLFREATITSAMVAFGWAFGCPLLGFITDKIGRRKPVLIGGALLMILSFLQMIYLPDLYAAKISMFIFGVGSGAAMIPYSVIKETNPDYVKGSATGAINFITFGVTTLLSPVFSRWFGKSLDTSAGNLHFEHSVLFWISGIVLAILISFLLKETGSKVKNQTIAV, from the coding sequence ATGAGTAGTACTTTGAAAAAATTCTATGTCATTGCATGGGTATTTGGTCTTATATTTTATTTTTTAGATTACGTGATCAGAGCGGCTCCGGCAGTAATGATTCCTGAATTGGTCAATAATTTTAAAACGACCGAACTGAAACTGATCAGCATGGTGGGTACTTATTATTACACCTATTCTACCTGTAGTTTGATTGCCGGAATTGCTTTAGATAAATTTGGCGGAAAAAGATCTCTTTTTGCAGGTTGTCTGATATTGGGAATAGGCTGTTTGTTATTTTTAATTTCAAGCCAGACCGCCGGAATTACCGGAAGATTATTACAAGGTGCTGGTTGTGCTTTTGCTTTTCCGGGCTGCGTTTATCTTGCCAGTAAAGGCTTTTCGTCAAAATCTTTGGCAACAGCCATCGGAGCAACACAATGCATCGGAATGTTGGGTGGAACTGCGGGGCAATTTTTAGTAGGACCATGGGTGGAAGAAGGAATTAATATCAATAGTTTTTGGCTTTGGTCTGGAATTATCACCATTATTACAGCTGTTTTGCTCTACTTTTTTACTCCTAAAGATGATCAGTCTGATGAGCCGGAAGAAAAACCACATCAATCTGTTGGCTACTTAGAAACTTATAAAGTCGTTTTTAAAAATCCTCAATCTTGGTTATGCGGAATTATTTCAGGATTACTTTTTGCACCAACTACAATTTTTGCAATGACCTGGGCGGTCGCATTTTTCGAAAAAGATAAGCAGTTTCTTTTCCGTGAAGCAACGATTACTAGTGCAATGGTCGCTTTCGGTTGGGCTTTTGGTTGTCCGTTATTAGGATTTATTACGGATAAAATAGGTCGGAGAAAACCTGTTTTAATTGGTGGTGCATTATTGATGATTCTAAGTTTTCTTCAAATGATTTACCTTCCGGATTTGTATGCTGCAAAAATCAGTATGTTTATTTTTGGAGTAGGTTCGGGTGCGGCGATGATTCCGTATTCTGTGATTAAAGAAACCAATCCTGATTATGTAAAAGGTAGTGCAACGGGAGCAATCAACTTTATTACTTTCGGCGTTACCACTTTGCTAAGCCCGGTTTTCAGCCGATGGTTTGGGAAAAGTTTAGATACTTCAGCAGGAAATTTACATTTTGAGCATTCCGTTTTATTTTGGATTTCCGGAATTGTTTTGGCGATTTTAATTTCATTTTTACTGAAAGAAACCGGAAGCAAAGTCAAAAATCAAACGATAGCTGTTTAA
- a CDS encoding energy transducer TonB, with product MKNLILLLTIFAFNISFAQDDLEQRDDSFIIENNKNLLKIDIKEPFLQVSLKDCKDFKTAGFEGGITSYKELLKKYMFTYLNSDYYTLTGEFTFTLTIDATGKVTDVEGSPKVVNSEVFFDDMQYVVRRIKKNWIPATCNNQPVKSEMKLKMNFSSVSADF from the coding sequence ATGAAAAATTTAATTTTATTATTAACCATTTTTGCTTTTAATATTTCTTTTGCACAAGATGATCTGGAGCAGAGAGATGATTCTTTCATTATAGAAAATAATAAAAACCTTTTAAAAATTGATATCAAGGAACCATTTCTACAGGTGTCATTAAAAGACTGTAAAGATTTTAAAACTGCAGGTTTTGAAGGGGGTATTACTTCTTATAAAGAACTTTTGAAAAAATATATGTTTACTTATTTGAATTCAGATTATTATACTTTGACAGGAGAGTTCACATTTACACTGACCATTGATGCTACCGGGAAAGTCACTGATGTGGAAGGCTCGCCAAAAGTTGTAAATAGCGAAGTTTTCTTTGATGATATGCAGTATGTTGTAAGAAGAATCAAGAAAAACTGGATCCCCGCAACCTGCAACAATCAACCTGTAAAATCTGAAATGAAACTTAAAATGAACTTTTCTTCGGTATCAGCGGATTTTTAA
- a CDS encoding energy transducer TonB, translating into MKKYILLFFLFVGFMTFAQETQNENRISANAEFPGGDSAFSQEYLKMIHAYIDLGKYAVNGQFVFIFDINSNGKIGNLDVLPKVKNSEMFIEDMQFAIKRVKQKWKPAMKEGVPVVSKKVIKINFTSDHFDHD; encoded by the coding sequence ATGAAAAAATATATTTTACTTTTTTTCCTGTTTGTTGGTTTTATGACGTTCGCTCAGGAAACGCAAAACGAAAACAGAATATCGGCTAATGCAGAATTTCCAGGTGGAGATTCTGCTTTTTCCCAAGAATACCTGAAAATGATTCATGCCTACATCGACTTGGGAAAATATGCTGTAAATGGGCAGTTTGTTTTTATTTTTGATATAAATTCCAACGGGAAAATAGGTAATCTAGATGTTTTGCCAAAAGTGAAAAACAGCGAAATGTTCATTGAAGATATGCAGTTTGCAATCAAAAGAGTAAAGCAAAAATGGAAACCCGCAATGAAGGAAGGAGTTCCTGTTGTTTCAAAAAAAGTTATTAAAATCAATTTTACCTCAGACCATTTTGATCATGATTAA
- the miaB gene encoding tRNA (N6-isopentenyl adenosine(37)-C2)-methylthiotransferase MiaB: MQEKYIDETKQGEAFAIAEKTGNSKKLFLESYGCQMNFSDSEIVASILNDQGYNTTLKVEEADLILLNTCSIREKAEQTVRMRLAQFKNLKKERPNMTVGVLGCMAERLKTKFLEEEQLVDLVVGPDAYRDLPNLLKETEDGRDAINVILSKEETYAGINPVRLGGNGVTAFVTITRGCDNMCTFCVVPFTRGRERSRDPHSILEECKSLWESGYKEITLLGQNVDSYLWYGGGPKKDFAKASEMQKATAVDFSKLLDSVAKAVPQMRIRFSTSNPQDMSLDVFRTMAKHDNICNYCHLPVQSGSNKILEAMNRQHTREEYLELIRKAKEIVPDISFSQDMIIGFCGETEEDHQDTLSLMREVEFDYGYMFSYSERPGTPAHKKMEDNIPADVKQRRLAEVIALQGELSRKRMEGYVGRVHSVLIEGISKKNKNQWKGRNSQNAVCVFDMLEGQKLGDIVDVFVFNNTQGTLLGETVTK, encoded by the coding sequence GTGCAAGAAAAATATATAGACGAAACAAAGCAGGGAGAGGCATTTGCAATTGCAGAGAAAACAGGTAATTCTAAAAAACTTTTTTTAGAAAGTTATGGCTGTCAGATGAACTTCTCTGATTCTGAAATCGTAGCTTCTATTTTGAATGATCAGGGTTACAACACCACACTAAAAGTTGAGGAAGCAGATTTGATTTTATTAAATACATGTTCCATTCGTGAAAAAGCTGAGCAGACTGTAAGAATGCGTCTTGCACAGTTCAAAAATCTTAAAAAAGAAAGACCCAATATGACAGTTGGTGTTTTGGGTTGTATGGCTGAGAGGCTTAAAACTAAATTTTTAGAGGAAGAACAATTGGTTGATTTGGTAGTTGGTCCAGATGCTTATAGAGATTTACCCAATCTTTTAAAAGAAACAGAAGACGGAAGAGATGCCATTAACGTAATTTTATCCAAAGAAGAAACCTACGCAGGCATTAATCCTGTGCGTTTGGGAGGGAATGGCGTGACAGCTTTTGTGACGATTACCCGTGGGTGCGACAACATGTGTACATTTTGTGTAGTTCCTTTTACGAGAGGTAGAGAAAGAAGCCGTGATCCGCATTCTATTTTAGAAGAATGTAAAAGTCTTTGGGAAAGCGGCTATAAAGAAATTACGCTTCTTGGACAAAATGTAGATTCATACCTATGGTACGGAGGCGGCCCAAAAAAAGATTTTGCCAAAGCATCAGAAATGCAGAAAGCTACTGCAGTTGATTTCTCAAAACTTCTCGATTCGGTTGCTAAAGCTGTCCCTCAGATGAGAATCAGATTCTCGACATCCAATCCTCAGGATATGAGTCTTGATGTGTTCAGAACGATGGCAAAACATGATAATATCTGTAACTATTGTCATTTGCCGGTTCAGAGTGGAAGCAACAAAATATTGGAAGCCATGAACAGACAACATACCCGTGAAGAATATTTAGAATTAATAAGAAAAGCGAAAGAAATCGTTCCGGATATTTCGTTTTCTCAGGATATGATCATAGGTTTCTGTGGCGAAACTGAAGAAGATCACCAAGATACCTTAAGTCTGATGAGAGAGGTAGAATTTGACTACGGTTATATGTTCTCTTACTCTGAAAGACCGGGAACGCCAGCTCACAAAAAAATGGAGGACAATATTCCGGCTGATGTTAAACAAAGACGTTTGGCAGAAGTAATTGCTTTGCAAGGTGAATTGTCTAGAAAAAGAATGGAAGGTTATGTTGGTAGAGTTCACAGCGTTTTGATTGAAGGAATCTCAAAGAAAAACAAAAACCAATGGAAAGGCAGAAACTCTCAAAATGCAGTTTGCGTTTTTGATATGTTGGAAGGTCAGAAACTGGGTGACATTGTGGATGTTTTTGTATTTAATAATACGCAGGGCACACTTTTAGGGGAAACGGTTACAAAGTAA